A genomic window from Colletotrichum destructivum chromosome 7, complete sequence includes:
- a CDS encoding Putative short-chain dehydrogenase/reductase SDR, NAD(P)-binding domain superfamily, which yields MSPSATAEVTSAQASNGNGATPNPAAATAAAPASSSAPDFLNTQPGPDHDWRISLKNKVIAITGANRGIGLGIAEVCLANDAAAVYSLDLFEPGEEFQAVQQANPKRIHYVHCDVTSEESITAAVDAIIAREGAIHGLVANAGMTKHQPALAFDRAQLEQLFNLNVFGAYFCATTVARRFIELGVKGSIVFTASMTSYRPNRAAPSAPYGATKGAVRNMTHTLAMEWAKHGIRVNSISPGFVRTAMTYFVDQAPDWDLKMQYYGGMPRLADPKELGGAYVYLLSDGASYTTGIDIPVAGIVGAW from the coding sequence ATGTCTCCCAGCGCAACGGCCGAGGTCACTTCAGCCCAGGCGAGCAACGGTAATGGTGCCACACCAAaccctgccgccgccactgccgccgccccggctAGCTCGAGTGCCCCTGATTTCCTCAACACGCAGCCCGGTCCCGACCACGACTGGAGGATCTCGCTGAAGAACAaggtcatcgccatcacGGGCGCCAACAGAggcatcggcctcggcatcgccgaggtGTGCCTCGCcaacgatgccgccgccgtctactccctcgacctcttcgagcCCGGCGAGGAGTTCCAGGCGGTCCAGCAGGCGAACCCCAAGCGCATCCACTACGTCCACTGCGACGTCACCTCCGAGGAGAGCAtcacggccgccgtcgacgccatcatcgcccggGAGGGCGCCAtccacggcctcgtcgccaacgccggcatgACCAAGCACCAGCCGGCCCTGGCCTTTGACCGCGCccagctcgagcagctctTCAACCTCAACGTCTTCGGCGCCTACTTCTgcgcgacgacggtggcccGCCGCTtcatcgagctgggcgtcAAGGGCTCCATCGTCTTCACCGCCTCCATGACCTCGTACCGGCCCAACCGcgccgcgccctcggcgccgtacGGAGCCACCAAGGGCGCCGTCAGGAACATGACGCACACGCTGGCCATGGAGTGGGCCAAACACGGCATCCGCGTCAACTCCATCTCGCCCGGCTTCGTCAGGACCGCCATGACCTACTTTGTCGACCAGGCGCCCGACTGGGACCTCAAGATGCAGTACTACGGCGGCATGCCCCGGCTGGCGGACCCCAAGGAGCTTGGCGGCGCCTACGTGTACCTGCTGTCGGACGGCGCGAGCTATACCACCGGCATCGACATCCCCGTCGCTGGGATCGTTGGCGCTTGGTAA
- a CDS encoding Putative major facilitator superfamily, MFS transporter superfamily, with protein MAIGRTSSSPSVEANDQKDPNGQHVEISSQGITWTEEEEKKLVKKIDLFLMPTIWLMYLLSYMDRTNIGNAKIAGMADDLSLSSSQYSIVLIVFFIGYVLFEPPSNMILVRTRPSLYLPFIMAIWGVLTCVMAVVKSYHHLVILRVFVGIMEAGFAPGILLIISSWYRRAEQSRRFAIFMSAAILSGAFGGLLAGAITSGLEGAHGLRGWRWLFIVEGVATIGWAGISALILLDFPATSKRLSERERAIAVARLQEDNVTVRGEEEKLGKRKSFMLALSNWRTWGFVLGYMVIVGSSTLSYFYPTLVHGLGFTSTVQAQYMTVPIYAFAFVCTAITGFYGDRIPEHRGLVIAGWLAFSTVTSICVCVVYNFTARYVLLVLMAAGLWASNAMSLSFASSTFGSMDAEVRAIALALMNALGNLAQIYGAYLFPEGDAPKYLLGFGVISGMLGLGVVVYLVMHVMVRKYQS; from the exons ATGGCCATCGGAaggacctcctcgtcgcccagcgtCGAGGCAAACGACCAGAAAGATCCCAACGGTCAGCATGTCGAGATTTCCAGCCAAGGGATCACTTGgacggaagaagaggagaagaagctcgtcaaGAAGATTGACCTCTTCCTGATGCCG ACCATCTGGCTGATGTATCTTCTGTCATACATGGACAGAACCAA CATTGGAAATGCCAAGATTGCAGGAATGGCAGACGACCTTAGCTTGTCATCTTCCCAGTACagcatcgtcctcatcgtgtTCTTCA TTGGTTACGTCCTCTTCGAGCCCCCGTCCAACATGATCCTCGTCCGGACCCGTCCGTCCTTATACCTCCccttcatcatggccatctGGGGCGTCCTCACCTGCGTCATGGCTGTCGTCAAGTCCTACCACcacctcgtcatcctccgAGTCTTCGTCGGTATCATGGAGGCCGGCTTCGCCCCgggcatcctcctcatcatctccTCCTGGTACCGGCGTGCCGAGCAGTCGAGGCGCTTCGCCATCTtcatgtcggcggcgatccTGTCGGGCGCCTTTGGCGGCCTGCTCGCGGGCGCCATCACGAGCGGTCTCGAGGGCGCCCACGGCCTCCGGGGCTGGAGGTggctcttcatcgtcgaagGCGTGGCGACTATCGGCTGGGCGGGCATCTCGGCCCTCATCCTGCTGGACTTCCCGGCCACGTCGAAGCGGCTGTCGGAGCGCGAGCGGGCGATTGCGGTTGCGAGGCTGCAGGAAGACAACGTCACCGTccgaggggaggaggagaagctcggcaAGAGAAAATCGTTCATGCTGGCCCTCAGCAACTGGAGGACATGGGGATTCGTCCTTGGTTACATG GTTATTGTTGGTTCATCGACGCTCTCGTACTTTTACCCTACGCTCGTCCATGGACTAGGCTTCACGTCGACAGTTCAGGCCCAGTACATGACA GTCCCGATCTACGCGTTTGCCTTCGTCTGCACCGCCATCACCGGATTCTACGGCGACAGAATCCCGGAACACCGAGGGTTGGTCATCGCCGGCTGGCTCGCGTTCAGCACCGTCACCTCGATCTGCGTGTGCGTGGTGTACAACTTCACGGCCCGCTAcgtgctcctcgtcctcatgGCCGCCGGGCTCTGGGCGTCCAACGCCATGTCCCTGTCCTTCGCCAGCTCGACGTTTGGCAGCATGGATGCCGAGGTGCGCGCCATTGCCCTCGCGCTGATGAACGCCCTCGGAAACCTCGCCCAGATCTACGGCGCGTACCTGTTCCCCGAAGGCGACGCTCCGAAGTATCTATTGGGCTTTGGTGTGATTTCCGGTATGCTGGGACTGGGTGTCGTCGTTTACCTCGTGATGCACGTCATGGTTAGGAAATACCAGTCCTAG
- a CDS encoding Putative cyanovirin-N translates to MRSLVPLVALLAVGVTAGDFSRSCKDEHIDPSTQILTANCDVGDGKGTLRSTSLDLNICFAYIGNAIQWSSRGNFGQTCNGCHVYRLPDPVYGPIFGTTRAWLSCTCNGAVSETSIELDTTPVSNRFGVLSCTS, encoded by the exons ATGAGATCTCTGGTCCCTCTTGTCGctcttctcgccgtcggAGTCACTGCCGGGGACTTTAGCAGGAGCTGCAAGGATGAACACATTGACCCCTCAACTCAGATATTGACGGCGAACTGCGACGTTGGTGATGGCAAGGGTACTTTAAGGTCAACTTCTCTCGATTTGAACATTTGCTTTGCGTACATAGGTAATGCAATCCAG TGGAGCAGCAGAGGGAACTTCGGCCAGACCTGCAACGGCTGTCACGTTTACCGCCTGCCGGACCCCGTCTATGGCCCGATCTTTGGAACCACCCGGGCATGGCTGAGCTGCACGTGCAACGGCGCCGTATCGGAGACTTCCATCGAGCTCG ATACCACGCCCGTGTCAAACAGGTTTGGGGTTTTGAGCTGCACTTCTTGA